The nucleotide sequence ATTTTGAAGCATTGTGATAAAGAACTTGTTATAAAGGATGGTCATTTGTCAGTTGAAGAAATATAAGATTGCGGATTTTGTAATTGAATATCATGGTGACTCGGATTATATGCATGAGCGCTTTGGGGATTTTGCCTGTGACAATGCTGAGAAGACTGACATGACTTTAAGTATTGTTGAGAAAAGACCCTTTTTCCCGAGATATATCTGGAATAAGGGAACTCGTATGGGACTATTTCATATATATTGGGACAAAGACTGCACATATCAGTATTTTCCGCATCAGCAGCATGGCGGAGTGAGATTGATTGAGATAAAAAATAATTTTAAGGATTTTACTTATTATATTTGTGATAAGAAGGATAGTTCTTATGTCAAGCAGTTCGGAGCAAATGAATACAAAGAGTACATGCAGGGAATAGTGTTCAATTTTCTTCAGCAATCTTTTTATAATATGATACTTTTTGAAAATGCTATGTCGGTGCATTCGGCATCGGTTATATACCATGATAAAGCATTGATCTTCTCAGCCCCCTCGGGTACGGGAAAGAGTACCCAGGCGGAAAAATGGATGCGACTCTTGGGTTGTGAATGCCTTGACGGTGATGTGACTGTGTGCAGGGAAATTGACGGAAAGTTCTTTGTATATGGACTGCCCTGGTGTGGAAGTTCAGGAATCTACTTAAACAAAAAAGTGGAAGTCGGGGCATTTGTTTTTCTGAAGCAGGCTTCTGAAAATACAGTGCGTATTCCGTCTGTAAGGGAAAAAATTGGATATGTATTCTCGTCAACCTTTTCAGAAGGCTGGAATGATGAGATGAATCAGAAGCGCTCGGAAATTACAGGGAAGATCATTGAGAATACAGACATTTACGAATTTGCCTGCAATCTTGATGATGAGTCGGTAGAGGTTCTGAGGAGAGAGATATTTTGACCTTGGCATAATAGAATATAACAATTGTGTTAGCTTCGAAAAAAAAGATTGAATTTTTTGTGTACATTTGGTAATATATCCTTTGTTGTATAACAAGCGATACAATATACAGTATGCTTGCGTAATTCAAAATGAATTAAATTTTTGAGTAATTGAGGTGCGGAATAATGAAGAAAAATTACGAAAAGCCGGTATTGAATTCATCAATGACCGGAACTCTTGAGGGTGTTTATGCGGCTTATGGTTTGAGCTGTACTACGGGGTCAGCCAACCCTGGAAATGATGACAACGGCGGAAACGGTGGAAATCCTGATCCTGGCATCGATCCTGTTGTAGACCCGCATGCTAATTGTGAAAGCGGATGGATTCCGTTTATTGGTACAGTTTGGTGGTATCCTGGACAACAACATCTTTTGTGGAATTGGCATAAGTAATAATCGTGTTTTGGATTGCTTTTTGGCAATGGCGTTGGATGCGTTCCAACGCCATTTTTTGAGGGTAAAGTTTCATGCGTTTAAACAAAGAATTTTCAATCTGTGAAGTAGCAGGCAAGTCATTCCTTGCACCGACAGGTTCAAAGGTAATGGACGTAAACAAGATGATGGACTTAAATGACACATCTCTTTTCATTATCAATCTGCTGAAAGAAAATGATATGACTCACGAGGAGCTTCTTGACAAAATGCTCGATGAGTATGAGATCGACAGGGCTACAGCAGATGCAGACTTAAAGGAATTTATCGAAAAGGCAGTTTCGGCAGGAGTTATATTAAAATGATGGAGCAGCCGGGCAATCGTGAGGATAAGATTGCTACAGATGAATGGATGCCGATTTACTTAAAAGGTATCGAAATGGGGCAGACCGTGAAACTGACACCTTTCGGTTTCAGCATGTATCCGCTTCTGGTGGGAGGCAGGGACAGCCTGCTCTTAAAAAAAATAGACAGGAAACTTAAGCGCGGCGATATATGTCTTTACCGCAGGGATAATGGCATATATGTTACGCATACCGTATATAAAGTTGACGACAAAGGTACATACTTTCTCGGAGAAAGCCAGCAGGATATTGAGGGACCTTTAAGGGATGATCAGATTCTTGCTCTGGCTGAAGGTTTTATCAGACGCGGTAAAGAGCACTCGTGCTATGAGAAAAGCTACAGATTCTTTCACGAAATCTGGCTCCGCTTAAGACCTTTTAGAATAAGATTGATAAAGATTTACCGACGTGTTTTTGGAAAGTCGGATATTTAAGGCTTTTAAGAAATATGAATAATTTGGCTAAAAGGGTAAGCATCATAATCCCCGCATATAATATAGAAGATTACATCGGAAACTGTCTTGACAGCGTTATTGCCCAGACTATGGATAAGTCAGATATGGAGATCATCGTTGTGGATGATGGCTCCACGGACGGAACTGCGGCAGTTATTGATGAATATGCAGGTAAATATGAATATATAAAAGCAATACATAAGAAGAATGAAGGAGTTTCCGCGGCGAGAAATGACGGAATAGCAGCGGCTTCGGGAGATTACATCTTTTTCTTCGATGGTGATGATTTCGAGGAAAAAGAGACCTGCGCGGAACTCACGGAAATTATAGAGAGGGAGTCGGCTGACGCTGTTATCTATGGATATCACAGATATGCCGACGGAGCAGTCTATGAGACAAACCTTCCAAGATTTGACAGGACTGTTTATGAAGGGGACAGCATCATAAAAGATGTCATGCCGGCATTTATCGGTCTTTCCAATGAGGATGTAAATAACTGGATCGCAGGAAAGCCCGATTCACTCTATGTTGAGAATCCGGCTCTTTGGAGAATCCTTTGCAAGAGAAGCATTATCACAGAGAACGGTCTCAAATTTGATACGACACTTAAAGTCGGTGAGGATACCTGCTTTATTTCGGAGTATTTAAGCTGCTGCAGCAAGGTTTACGTTCAGCAGAAGTGCTATTACTATCTTGTGACACGTTCCAGTTCGGCAATTTTCAGATACGAGAGAGAACCGCTTTCAAAGCTTGACGGCAAGAAGAGACTGAACGACGCAAGAGAGCGTCTGGTTGAGAGAATAAAGAAGCGCAAAGGTGTGGACGTGACAGATACTTTCGCCGGAACGATCGTAATGTCTGTAATTGAGATGGCATTCCTTCTTTCGAAAAAGAATCCGTCTGTTTCAAGAAAAGACCGCTATGCAGGATATAAGAGCTTTACAGAGGACAAAAGAGTAAGAAAACTTATCGATCGATTCGAAGTCGGCAGCGGTTCATTCGTTAAGCGTATGCCCTTTATCCTCTTGAAAAAGGGCTGCTTTGGAATGCTTTTTACCGCTGCGACCATGTTGCATATTATAGGTTATGAATTCAAAAGATAAGATAAATGGTTAAAATAGCTTGACGATATCAGCTATCAATGATATATTTATTAAGTAACTACGAAGTGGGCTCATACGAGTCCACTTTCTTTTCGTGTATAAACGGGTTACTTTTCACGGAGGAGAACATTGGATAAAAACGCGGTAGCACAGAAATTTGCTGAAATTGTCAGACCGGTGACGGATGAATATGGTTTTAGTCTGATCGAAACAGAATATGTTAATGAGAGTGGTAATTATTTCCTGAGAGCTTATATTGATAAGCCTGAGGGAATAACGATAGATGATTGTGTGCTTGTGAGCCGCAGGGTGAGCAAGCTTCTCGACCGTGAGGATTATATAAAAGAAGCTTACACGATGGAAATTTGCTCTAAAGGATTTATGGATGAGAGCGATGCGAAAGGAGAAACTTGAATATGGCTACGAGAAAAAAGTCAGGTAAGTCTGCAAAGGATGAGAGCCAGAAGAATGAACTGCTGGAGGCAATACTCCTTCTTGAAAAGGAAAAGTCAATAAGCAGAGACACTCTTTTTGATGCAATTGAAAATTCATTGCTTACTGCCTGCAAGAATAATTTCGGACGTGCCGATAATATTCACTGCGAAATAGACAGAGAGACTTGTGAATATTTTCTTTACGCAGAAAAGACTGTAGTCGAGAATGTTAAAGACGATCTCATGGAGGTAACTCTTGAGGAAGCCGCAAAATATGATCCTGCAGCTGACTATGGTTCAGTTGTCAAGGTCAGACTCGAAAGCAAAGAATTCGGACGTATCGCCACACAGAATGCCAAGAACGTTATATTGCAGAAAATCCGAGAGGAAGAAAAGAATGCAATATATAATGAGTTCGCAACAAAAGAGCATAATATCATTACCGGAACTGTACAGAGATTTGTTGGAAGAAATATAAGCATCAATCTTGGTACTGCAGATGCAATTCTCACTGAGAATGAACAGGTTAAGGGTGAGGAACTTAAGCCGAACGACAGAGTTAAGGTTTATGTTCTTGAAGTAAGAAATATGACAAGAGGACCTAAGATCCTTGTTAGCCGTACTCACCCGGAACTTGTACGCAGGCTCTTTGAGAATGAGGTTACTGAGATATCTGACGGAACTGTTGAAATTAAGGAAATTTCACGTGAAGCAGGATCCAGAACAAAGATGGCAGTCTGGAGCAATAATTCTGATGTAGATGCTGTAGGTGCATGCGTCGGAATGAATGGTGCGAGAGTAAATGCCATTGTTGAAGAGCTTGGCGGTGAGAAGATCGATGTAATTGACTGGGATGAAAATCCGGCAATCTTCATCGAAAATGCACTTTCGCCTGCAAAGGTTGTATCTGTTATCGTTGACGGCGATGAAAAGACTGCGAAGGTAGTTGTTCCTGATTACCAGCTTTCGCTTGCAATCGGTAAAGAAGGACAGAATGCACGTCTTGCTGCACGTCTTACAGGATACAAGATTGATATTAAGTCAGAAACTCAGGCTAAGGATGCTCCGGGATTCAGAATGGAAGATTATCTTGATGACGGAGACGAGGAAGAATTCTATGATGAGGATGAGTCTGCTGAGGATGAGGAATTTGATTACACATCAGAACCTGAATATTTAGCAGATGAAGAGCCTGAAATGGAGTCTGGCGAATCTTTTGAGGAAGCAGCTGAGAACAGTGAAGAATAATTCAAAAGTAACCGGTGGCAATAAAGCCGAAAAAGTAACTCGAAGGTGCATAGGATGCGGAAGCATAAAGCCTAAGAGTGAGCTCGTAAGAATTGTAAGGAATAAAGAAGGGGAAGTTTCTATAGACTTTACCTTGCGGGCAAACGGACGCGGAGCTTATATTTGCAGGAATAAGGATTGCCTGAAAAAAGCTATAGCGTCTAAGGCTTTGAACCGTTCATTTAAATGTGAAATAGATAGTGAACTAACAGATGGTCTTCTGAACCTGGATTTTTGACTTCGATGATCAGAGTGGTTGAAGTTTTATGGAACAGATGCCACAAAGATTTAATAGCAGAAGCAAAAAGGAGTTGATAATTCGGGTGCAGGATAAGGTTTTTTCTTTGTTAGGATTAGCCACGAGAGCCGGAAAGATCGTAAGCGGAGAATTTTCCGTTGAAAAGGCGGTTAAGGCAAAGACGGCAAAACTGGTAATGGTTTCTGTCGATGCCTCGGAAAATACGGCAAAGAAGTTTAGTGATAAATGTAAATTTTATAATATTCCGATACGTTTTTACGGAACCAAGGAAGCGCTTGGCGCGGCAATCGGCAAAGAGCTGAGATCAACTGCGGCAGTAATGGACGAGGGTTTTGCGAATACGATATTGAAGCGTCTGGAGGAGTGATTGAATGGCAAAAATGCAGATTATGAAAATAACGAAGGAACTGAAGGATAAGGGTGTCAACATTAGTAATAAGGATGTTGTTGAATTCCTGAAAGATAAGGGAGCAGATGTTGCCAATCACATGTCTTCTATCGATGATGAGTATATAAAGTTGGTACGTGACAAATTCAGCCCTGACGAGAAAAATCAGAATAACAGGACGGAGGACAAAAGTACGGAGCAGAACAATACAGCCAAGTCCGAGGCTACACGCGACAATGAGAAAAAAATGCAGAAACCTCAGAAAAATAAACATATAATATTTGCAACTACAAATTCTTCAAATGGCAAGAGTCGTTCGGGAAATCGTCAGATCGTACGTATCTCAAATGGACGTATTGAGGATGACAAGCCCAAGAAAAAGACATTCAAGCATGCAGAAAATGCTGTAGAAACAGCTGCAGCCGTTAAAGAAGAGAAAGCTTCCAATGAGGAGCAGCAGCCTAAGAAAAACGTTATGGTCGAAGAGAAGAAAGTAGAGAAAGCTCAGGAAGTTAAAACTGAGGAAGTTAAAACAGCAGAAGTAAAGACAGAACCTGTTAAGGCAGAGCCGGCAAAAGATGCTTCAGCTAAAAAGTCTGAAGCAGCTCCCGAGAAAAAGGAAGAGGGCAAGGCTCGTGTCATAGGTAATGTTTTTGCAAATATGGAGAAGCTTAAGAAGGAGCGTGCAGCCAGACAGCAGAGTAATGCTGCAGCAAATTCTAACGGCGGACAGAGAAATAATAACCGCGGAAATGACAGGAACAACGACAGAAACGATAGAAACAATAGAAATAATTCCGGAAATGGCGGTAATTTCAATGACAGAAATCAGGGACAAAATAGAGGAGGCTTTAACCGTAATGAGGGGCGTAATCAGAACGGCTCTCGTCCTTACGGTAATTCTCGCGGTGGTTCAGGAGATATGCGAGGAAACCAGAGGCCGGGCAATCAGCAGCAGGGTCAGACAGGCCGCGGCGGATTTGAAGCAGATGCACCGGTAAAGGAATTAGGAAGACGTGGTGATTCTGACAGAAGAAGACAGAATGAAGCAAGACGTCGTAAGGAGCAGAATCTTGAGGATGCTATGGAAGAAAAGCAGGTTAAGAAATATAATCCTCATGGATTCCACAAGCCGGCACCTGTTGAGAAAAAGCAGGAAGAGCAGATCAAGGTTATCACAATTCCGGAAAGTCTTACGATCAGAGAGCTTGCCGATAACATGAAGATGCAGCCTTCTGCTATTATTAAAAAACTTTTCCTTGAAGGCAAAGTCGTTACCCTTAATACAGAAGTTTCTTATGAAGAGGCTGAAGAAATTGCACTCGGTTATGATATTCTCTGTGAACACGAAAAGAAGGTTGATGTGATCGCAGATCTCCTTCATGAGGATGAAGAAGATGATAAGGACATGCAGAAGAGACCTCCTGTTGTCTGTGTAATGGGACATGTTGACCATGGTAAAACATCGCTTCTTGATAAGATCAGACAGTCACATGTTACAGAACGTGAGGCAGGTGGTATTACTCAGGCTATCGGTGCTTACGTTGTTAAGATCAATGACAAGAAGATAACCTTCCTTGACACACCCGGACACGAGGCGTTTACTGCTATGCGTATGAGAGGTGCTACAGCAACGGATATTGCAATCCTTGTAGTTGCAGCCGATGATGGTGTTATGCCGCAGACAGTAGAAGCTATCAACCATGCAAAAGCTGCAGGCGTAGATATTATCATAGCAGTAAACAAAATGGATAAGCCTAATGCAAATATTGACCGTGTAAAGCAGGAACTTGCTGAATATGAGCTTATTCCTGAGGATTGGGGCGGATCAACGGTATTTGTTCCTGTGTCGGCAAAGACAGGTGAAGGTATCGATCAGCTTCTTGAGATGTGTATCCTTTCTGCAGATATGCTTGAACTTAAGGCTAATCCAAACAGACAGGCAAGAGGACTTGTTATCGAGGCAAGACTTGATAAGGGCAGAGGACCTGTTACAACAATTCTTGTACAGAAGGGAACACTTCATGTAGGAGACTTTGTAGCAGTTGGTCAGTGTCACGGAAGAGTTCGTGCGATGCTTGATGAGAACGGAAAACGTATCAAGGAGGCAGGACCTTCAACACCTGCTGAGATATTAGGTCTTGATGACGTTCCGGAAGCAGGAGAAATTTTTGTTTCACCTGAAACAGATAAAGAGGCAAAGACATTTGCTGATACATTCAAGGCTCAGCATAAGAAAGAGCTTCTTAATGAGACAAAGAGCCGTATGTCACTTGATGATCTTTATTCACAGATCAAAGAGGGCGATCTTAAGGAATTTAATGTTATCCTTAAGGCAGATGTACAGGGTTCGGTTGAAGCCCTTAAAGCAAGTCTGCTTAAGCTTTCAAATGAAGAGGTTGCACTTAAGGTTATTCACGGAGGAGTTGGTGCTATCAACGAGTCCGATGTAATCCTTGCATCAGCTTCAAACGCTATCATTATCGGATTTAACGTTCGTGCCGATAATATGGCTAAGCAGTCAGCAGAGACAGAAAATGTAGATATCAGACTTTATAAGGTAATCTACCAGGCTATAGACGATGTTGAAGCTGCCATGAAGGGAATGCTTGCTCCGGTATACGAGGAAAAGATCATCGGACATGCAGAGATCAGACAGATATTCAAGGCTTCGGCAATCGGAAATATTTCAGGTTCCTATGTCACAGGCGGTATGGTTGAGAGAGGATGCTCTGTCAGAATATTCCGTGGTGAGGAAAAGATATTCGAGGGCGCACTTGCTTCATTAAAGCGTTTCAAGGACGATGTAAAGGAAGTAAGAGAAGGCTACGAATGTGGACTTGTATTTGACGGATTTGATGCAGTCCAGGAACTTGATACTGTCGAATTCTATAAGATGGTAGAGGTCGAAAGGAAATAAGTTGAGAAAGAATTCAACAAAAAATAATAGAATAAACGGAGAGGTTATGCGTGCGCTTTCCGAGATCATCCGTGAAGTAAAGGATCCCAGAGTGGATCTTTTTACTTCTGTTACGGATGTAATAGTTGCACCTGATCTTAAGACCTGCAAGGTATTTGTAAGCGTTCTCGGAGATGATGAAAAACGCAGAAATACCCTTGAAGGGCTTAATTCAGCAAAGGGATTTATAAGACGTGAGCTTGCGCATATTGTAAATTTAAGAAATACGCCTGAGCTCAAGTTCTTTATGGATGATTCCATTGAATATGGTGTTGACATGTCAAAGAAGATAGAAGATGTCATTGCACATGATAATCTCAACGCCAGAGAAGATGAAGACACAGAGGGGTGAATGATGACTTTTAATCTGGAAGAACTCCTTAAGGGAGCCGAAAATATCGCTGTAAGTGCTCATGTGAGACCTGATGGTGATGCTGTAGGTTCTACTTTGGGACTTTATAATTATATAAAGCTTTTGCATCCTGAGAAAAAAGTAACTCTTTTTTTGGAGAAGCCCGAAGAGGTATTTTCATATCTCAAAGGTTTTGATGAAATAGTCACACCTGAGAAGGTCAATGAACTTAAAGTTAAGGAATTTGATCTTTTCTTTGCACTTGATCTTGGAGATACAGAGCGCCTTGGTTTTGCTGCTGATTTCTTTGAAAGTGCTGAAACTAAGGCCTGCATAGATCACCATATAAGTAATACCGGTTTTACGGAGAATGATTACATAGTTCCGGAGGCCAGCTCGACATCTGAACTTGTTTATGATCTTATGGATCAGTCAAAAATCGATCTTGAGATCGCTAAATGTATTTATACAGGAATCATACATGATACAGGTATTTTCCAGTATTCTAATACATCTGAAAAAACGATGCGCATTGCAGGACATCTTATAAGCTTTGGCTTTGATTTTACAGAGATCATAAACAAGAGCTTTTATGAGAAGACTTATGTTCAGACCCAGATAATGGGCAGAGCGATCATGGAAAGCATAAGATTTATGGATGGCAGATGTATAGCATCTATGATAGATCATAAGATCATGGAGCTTTATGAAGCAACAAGCCAGGATATTCAAGGTATTGCAAGCCAGCTCCTTCTCACTAAGGGTGTTGAATGTGCTATATTTATGTATGAATCAGCTCCATTTACTTATAAGGTATCTATGAGATCCGGCAATAAGGTTGATGTTGCTGAGATCGCCACACAGTTTGGAGGCGGCGGCCATAAAAAAGCAGCCGGTTTCACCATGAGCGGCACTTACCACGATATACTCAATAATATTTCAGAATTGATAGAGAAACAGCTTGAAGCAGCAGAATAATTACAATGG is from Lachnospiraceae bacterium C1.1 and encodes:
- the nusA gene encoding transcription termination factor NusA produces the protein MATRKKSGKSAKDESQKNELLEAILLLEKEKSISRDTLFDAIENSLLTACKNNFGRADNIHCEIDRETCEYFLYAEKTVVENVKDDLMEVTLEEAAKYDPAADYGSVVKVRLESKEFGRIATQNAKNVILQKIREEEKNAIYNEFATKEHNIITGTVQRFVGRNISINLGTADAILTENEQVKGEELKPNDRVKVYVLEVRNMTRGPKILVSRTHPELVRRLFENEVTEISDGTVEIKEISREAGSRTKMAVWSNNSDVDAVGACVGMNGARVNAIVEELGGEKIDVIDWDENPAIFIENALSPAKVVSVIVDGDEKTAKVVVPDYQLSLAIGKEGQNARLAARLTGYKIDIKSETQAKDAPGFRMEDYLDDGDEEEFYDEDESAEDEEFDYTSEPEYLADEEPEMESGESFEEAAENSEE
- a CDS encoding YlxR family protein, with the translated sequence MKNNSKVTGGNKAEKVTRRCIGCGSIKPKSELVRIVRNKEGEVSIDFTLRANGRGAYICRNKDCLKKAIASKALNRSFKCEIDSELTDGLLNLDF
- a CDS encoding PqqD family protein, whose product is MRLNKEFSICEVAGKSFLAPTGSKVMDVNKMMDLNDTSLFIINLLKENDMTHEELLDKMLDEYEIDRATADADLKEFIEKAVSAGVILK
- a CDS encoding S24/S26 family peptidase, which translates into the protein MMEQPGNREDKIATDEWMPIYLKGIEMGQTVKLTPFGFSMYPLLVGGRDSLLLKKIDRKLKRGDICLYRRDNGIYVTHTVYKVDDKGTYFLGESQQDIEGPLRDDQILALAEGFIRRGKEHSCYEKSYRFFHEIWLRLRPFRIRLIKIYRRVFGKSDI
- a CDS encoding bifunctional oligoribonuclease/PAP phosphatase NrnA, whose amino-acid sequence is MTFNLEELLKGAENIAVSAHVRPDGDAVGSTLGLYNYIKLLHPEKKVTLFLEKPEEVFSYLKGFDEIVTPEKVNELKVKEFDLFFALDLGDTERLGFAADFFESAETKACIDHHISNTGFTENDYIVPEASSTSELVYDLMDQSKIDLEIAKCIYTGIIHDTGIFQYSNTSEKTMRIAGHLISFGFDFTEIINKSFYEKTYVQTQIMGRAIMESIRFMDGRCIASMIDHKIMELYEATSQDIQGIASQLLLTKGVECAIFMYESAPFTYKVSMRSGNKVDVAEIATQFGGGGHKKAAGFTMSGTYHDILNNISELIEKQLEAAE
- the infB gene encoding translation initiation factor IF-2; the protein is MAKMQIMKITKELKDKGVNISNKDVVEFLKDKGADVANHMSSIDDEYIKLVRDKFSPDEKNQNNRTEDKSTEQNNTAKSEATRDNEKKMQKPQKNKHIIFATTNSSNGKSRSGNRQIVRISNGRIEDDKPKKKTFKHAENAVETAAAVKEEKASNEEQQPKKNVMVEEKKVEKAQEVKTEEVKTAEVKTEPVKAEPAKDASAKKSEAAPEKKEEGKARVIGNVFANMEKLKKERAARQQSNAAANSNGGQRNNNRGNDRNNDRNDRNNRNNSGNGGNFNDRNQGQNRGGFNRNEGRNQNGSRPYGNSRGGSGDMRGNQRPGNQQQGQTGRGGFEADAPVKELGRRGDSDRRRQNEARRRKEQNLEDAMEEKQVKKYNPHGFHKPAPVEKKQEEQIKVITIPESLTIRELADNMKMQPSAIIKKLFLEGKVVTLNTEVSYEEAEEIALGYDILCEHEKKVDVIADLLHEDEEDDKDMQKRPPVVCVMGHVDHGKTSLLDKIRQSHVTEREAGGITQAIGAYVVKINDKKITFLDTPGHEAFTAMRMRGATATDIAILVVAADDGVMPQTVEAINHAKAAGVDIIIAVNKMDKPNANIDRVKQELAEYELIPEDWGGSTVFVPVSAKTGEGIDQLLEMCILSADMLELKANPNRQARGLVIEARLDKGRGPVTTILVQKGTLHVGDFVAVGQCHGRVRAMLDENGKRIKEAGPSTPAEILGLDDVPEAGEIFVSPETDKEAKTFADTFKAQHKKELLNETKSRMSLDDLYSQIKEGDLKEFNVILKADVQGSVEALKASLLKLSNEEVALKVIHGGVGAINESDVILASASNAIIIGFNVRADNMAKQSAETENVDIRLYKVIYQAIDDVEAAMKGMLAPVYEEKIIGHAEIRQIFKASAIGNISGSYVTGGMVERGCSVRIFRGEEKIFEGALASLKRFKDDVKEVREGYECGLVFDGFDAVQELDTVEFYKMVEVERK
- the rbfA gene encoding 30S ribosome-binding factor RbfA; this encodes MRKNSTKNNRINGEVMRALSEIIREVKDPRVDLFTSVTDVIVAPDLKTCKVFVSVLGDDEKRRNTLEGLNSAKGFIRRELAHIVNLRNTPELKFFMDDSIEYGVDMSKKIEDVIAHDNLNAREDEDTEG
- a CDS encoding ribosomal L7Ae/L30e/S12e/Gadd45 family protein, which gives rise to MPQRFNSRSKKELIIRVQDKVFSLLGLATRAGKIVSGEFSVEKAVKAKTAKLVMVSVDASENTAKKFSDKCKFYNIPIRFYGTKEALGAAIGKELRSTAAVMDEGFANTILKRLEE
- a CDS encoding glycosyltransferase, whose translation is MNNLAKRVSIIIPAYNIEDYIGNCLDSVIAQTMDKSDMEIIVVDDGSTDGTAAVIDEYAGKYEYIKAIHKKNEGVSAARNDGIAAASGDYIFFFDGDDFEEKETCAELTEIIERESADAVIYGYHRYADGAVYETNLPRFDRTVYEGDSIIKDVMPAFIGLSNEDVNNWIAGKPDSLYVENPALWRILCKRSIITENGLKFDTTLKVGEDTCFISEYLSCCSKVYVQQKCYYYLVTRSSSAIFRYEREPLSKLDGKKRLNDARERLVERIKKRKGVDVTDTFAGTIVMSVIEMAFLLSKKNPSVSRKDRYAGYKSFTEDKRVRKLIDRFEVGSGSFVKRMPFILLKKGCFGMLFTAATMLHIIGYEFKR